A region of Maniola jurtina chromosome 18, ilManJurt1.1, whole genome shotgun sequence DNA encodes the following proteins:
- the LOC123874564 gene encoding zinc finger protein 572-like, with protein MYREDSGLLLDDALLNDQLLFEYTPVESLINFELPTNLNTDFDAWQLSDADFQCDAFINAFDDSNRDSSNLEGSSPVLFDFDNLDKNLDDYLLEALTNDKSRDLLQSATDSNDSGSDADLGRLSVLGIDLDSTCVQDIQYPQQSFDKKSEKVRIVIQDAKVRSWGEPTFCPKLGAFRCPVEECGKLYAKASHLRAHLRRHSGEKPYRCTWGGCSWRFARSDELARHRRSHSGDKPYRCGECGKRFARSDHLAKHGRVHARRAAAAAAAAKRVTVHSYRTRRLL; from the coding sequence ATGTACCGCGAAGATAGCGGTCTGCTTCTTGACGATGCACTCCTGAACGATCAGCTTCTCTTCGAATACACGCCGGTCGAGAGCCTGATCAACTTCGAACTCCCGACGAATCTCAACACCGATTTCGACGCCTGGCAACTCAGTGATGCCGACTTTCAGTGTGATGCGTTTATTAACGCTTTCGACGATTCAAATAGAGATAGTTCAAACTTAGAAGGCAGCTCTCCCGTACTTTTTGACTTCGATAATTTGGACAAGAACCTGGATGACTACCTTCTCGAAGCTCTGACTAACGATAAATCCAGGGATCTTCTGCAGTCCGCGACAGATTCTAACGATAGCGGTAGTGATGCAGATCTAGGACGACTTTCGGTCCTCGGGATCGATTTGGATTCGACGTGCGTGCAAGACATTCAATATCCGCAACAAAGTTTTGACAAAAAGAGTGAAAAAGTGCGTATAGTAATTCAAGATGCAAAAGTGCGTTCGTGGGGTGAGCCGACGTTCTGCCCTAAGCTCGGTGCGTTTCGGTGTCCGGTGGAGGAGTGCGGGAAACTTTACGCGAAGGCGTCGCATTTGCGCGCGCACTTGCGGCGGCACAGCGGCGAGAAGCCTTACCGGTGCACGTGGGGAGGCTGCAGCTGGCGGTTCGCGCGCTCGGACGAGCTGGCGCGACACCGGCGCAGTCACTCCGGTGACAAGCCCTACCGCTGCGGCGAGTGCGGCAAGCGGTTCGCGCGCTCCGACCACCTCGCCAAGCACGGGCGCGTGCACgctcgccgcgccgccgccgccgccgccgccgccaagCGAGTCACTGTGCATTCCTACCGTACAAGAAGACTTTTGTAA